One region of Rhodocaloribacter litoris genomic DNA includes:
- a CDS encoding DNA internalization-related competence protein ComEC/Rec2, with the protein MTPDSRIRWRAYPAALAAGCLAAGVLLAEACPDVGPWGWMALSPAVVPLLVLARPRRRLVSPAPAALYAATAFALLLLGATLRAYEDVHPPHHLAARLPHAPVPVVVEGRVAGEPVSRAYGVQFAFEVQREHRATGTIPAAGRLHVVLLQQVPGQPLPAPAWGDLLRLQGRLEPLPRRRNPADFDYGAYLGRRGYVARLLVEDPGAVTILGRDRTLPLRITMTARAFIRAQVDRHVPGTPARAVLLALLLGDRTGIEPGTRTRFAETGLMHVLAVSGLHVLLVGFVFYGLLRPLLMRLSRGRLAWRAVEHVRAGLTLALLVAYVVLTGAPASAVRAVTMAAVLIGLNVFQRNAPTLNALGVAAFVMLLFRPRWLFDVGFQLSFAAVAGIVTLCPVLQRALPAAWLGRAAWRRTASFVLVSLAATLATMPVLLHHFGHASFAGLVLNLAAIPLTAATLLAGLLMVVFGGFPALASLFGAAAGGFATLLLRTADAGVAYLGRMSVRGYVDDPWLLLAMGVALVMLAQWPRPRTRWRLAVLAGACVAVSVWTEALRRPALDVLFFDVGQGDAALITLPNGRHLLVDAGVRNAYTDQGLATLLPHLRRYGIRRLDAVVVSHPHSDHLGGLPALLRSVPVGRVLHNGDLHPSALYEEAHHLLDSLRVPHRALHAGDTLRLDPSVRLQVLAPARPPADGDEANEASLVLRLVYGATTVLFMGDAEAGAEARLIRHYGPLLRSDVVKVGHHGSATSSIPAFVAAVTAGGGSPLAVVSAGHRNRFGFPDPEVVRRWEAHGARVWVTGAHGALWLRSDGRQVRRVRW; encoded by the coding sequence ATGACTCCGGACTCGCGCATACGGTGGCGTGCGTACCCGGCGGCGCTGGCGGCGGGCTGCCTGGCCGCCGGCGTGTTGCTGGCCGAGGCATGTCCGGACGTGGGCCCGTGGGGCTGGATGGCCCTGTCGCCGGCCGTGGTGCCGCTGCTGGTGCTGGCCCGTCCCCGTCGCCGGCTCGTCTCTCCGGCGCCGGCGGCCCTGTATGCGGCGACGGCCTTTGCGCTGCTCCTGCTGGGTGCCACCCTGCGGGCCTATGAGGACGTGCATCCGCCCCACCACCTCGCTGCCCGGCTACCGCACGCACCGGTGCCCGTCGTCGTCGAGGGGCGGGTGGCCGGCGAGCCCGTTTCCCGTGCCTACGGCGTGCAGTTCGCCTTCGAGGTACAACGGGAGCACCGGGCTACCGGCACGATCCCGGCCGCGGGACGCCTGCACGTGGTGCTCCTGCAGCAGGTGCCGGGCCAACCCCTTCCCGCTCCGGCATGGGGCGACCTCCTCCGCCTCCAGGGACGCCTCGAACCGCTGCCCCGCCGCCGCAACCCGGCGGACTTCGACTACGGCGCCTACCTCGGCAGGCGGGGCTATGTCGCACGGCTGCTGGTGGAGGACCCGGGCGCGGTGACCATCCTCGGCCGGGACCGCACGCTCCCGCTGCGTATCACGATGACCGCCCGCGCCTTCATCCGGGCCCAGGTCGACCGGCACGTGCCCGGCACGCCGGCCCGGGCCGTGCTGCTCGCCCTGTTGCTGGGGGACCGCACCGGGATCGAGCCGGGCACACGCACCCGCTTCGCCGAAACCGGGCTGATGCACGTGCTGGCGGTCTCGGGGCTGCACGTACTGCTGGTGGGATTCGTCTTCTACGGCCTCCTGCGCCCGTTGCTGATGCGGCTCTCCCGGGGGCGTCTCGCGTGGCGGGCCGTCGAGCACGTGCGGGCCGGTCTCACGCTGGCGCTCCTGGTCGCCTATGTGGTGCTCACCGGTGCCCCCGCTTCGGCCGTGCGGGCCGTGACCATGGCGGCGGTTCTCATCGGGCTCAACGTTTTCCAGCGCAACGCGCCCACCCTGAACGCCCTGGGGGTGGCTGCCTTCGTCATGCTGCTTTTCCGGCCGCGCTGGCTCTTCGACGTCGGCTTCCAGCTTTCCTTTGCCGCCGTCGCGGGGATCGTCACGCTCTGCCCGGTGCTGCAACGGGCCCTGCCGGCGGCCTGGCTCGGGCGGGCGGCCTGGCGCCGGACGGCGTCGTTCGTGCTCGTGTCGCTGGCGGCGACGCTGGCCACGATGCCGGTGCTGCTCCATCACTTCGGCCACGCGTCGTTTGCCGGGCTCGTCCTCAACCTCGCCGCCATCCCGCTCACGGCGGCCACGCTGCTGGCGGGGCTGCTGATGGTGGTCTTCGGGGGGTTCCCGGCGCTTGCCTCGCTCTTCGGGGCGGCCGCCGGCGGTTTCGCCACACTGCTGCTTCGGACCGCCGATGCGGGGGTGGCCTACCTGGGCCGGATGAGCGTGCGGGGGTACGTGGACGATCCGTGGCTCCTGCTGGCGATGGGCGTCGCACTCGTCATGCTGGCCCAGTGGCCCCGCCCGCGCACGCGGTGGCGCCTTGCCGTCCTCGCCGGGGCCTGCGTCGCGGTGAGTGTGTGGACGGAAGCCCTCCGCCGGCCGGCGCTGGACGTGCTCTTCTTCGACGTGGGGCAGGGGGACGCCGCGCTGATCACGCTGCCGAACGGGCGGCACCTGCTCGTCGACGCCGGGGTGCGGAACGCCTATACCGACCAGGGCCTGGCAACGCTCCTGCCGCACCTGCGCCGCTACGGCATTCGCCGGCTGGATGCCGTCGTCGTCTCGCATCCGCACAGCGACCACCTGGGGGGACTGCCGGCGCTGCTGCGGTCCGTGCCCGTCGGCCGGGTTCTCCACAACGGGGATCTTCACCCTTCCGCCCTGTACGAGGAGGCCCACCACCTGCTCGACAGCCTGCGCGTGCCCCACCGCGCCCTCCACGCCGGCGACACCCTGCGGCTCGACCCGTCCGTCCGGCTACAGGTGCTCGCCCCGGCACGTCCGCCGGCGGACGGCGACGAGGCGAACGAGGCCTCCCTCGTCCTGCGCCTCGTCTATGGGGCCACCACCGTGCTGTTCATGGGGGATGCGGAGGCCGGCGCGGAGGCACGCCTGATCCGGCACTACGGCCCTCTCCTCCGGAGCGACGTGGTCAAGGTGGGGCACCACGGCTCCGCCACCAGCAGCATCCCGGCGTTCGTCGCAGCCGTCACGGCCGGGGGCGGATCCCCCCTCGCGGTCGTCAGCGCAGGGCACCGCAACCGGTTTGGTTTTCCCGACCCGGAGGTCGTCCGGCGATGGGAGGCACACGGCGCCCGCGTATGGGTCACGGGCGCGCACGGGGCACTCTGGCTCCGCAGCGATGGCCGGCAGGTCCGCCGCGTGCGGTGGTAG
- a CDS encoding YceD family protein: MLRIDVASLKPGSHRLDVRPSAEALDLDAAVFRDIAVALRLDVQPGRVLVRLKAEAIATLECDRTLVLFDRPIEGRYTVLYAAPALVAELEPAHDDVRPLLPSDQEIDLTDVVRDTLMLAVPVRKVAPGAEEVALPLRFGDEGGVDPRWEALRRLRPGDEVNEG, from the coding sequence ATGTTGCGGATCGACGTTGCCAGCCTGAAGCCGGGATCTCACCGGCTCGACGTGCGGCCGTCCGCCGAGGCCCTTGACCTGGATGCGGCGGTCTTTCGGGACATTGCCGTCGCCCTCCGGCTCGACGTGCAGCCGGGGCGGGTCCTGGTGCGCCTGAAGGCCGAGGCCATCGCCACGCTGGAATGTGACCGGACGCTGGTGCTGTTCGATCGCCCGATCGAGGGGCGCTATACGGTGTTGTATGCCGCTCCCGCGCTCGTGGCCGAGCTCGAACCGGCGCATGACGACGTGCGCCCGCTCTTGCCGTCGGATCAGGAGATTGACCTGACCGATGTGGTGCGGGACACGCTGATGCTGGCCGTGCCGGTGCGGAAGGTCGCCCCGGGCGCGGAAGAGGTGGCGTTGCCGCTCCGCTTCGGAGACGAGGGCGGGGTCGATCCGCGCTGGGAGGCGCTGCGCCGGTTGCGTCCCGGCGATGAAGTGAACGAGGGGTAG
- a CDS encoding beta-ketoacyl-ACP synthase III: protein MIRAAITAVGHFLPEDRLTNADLEKMVDTSDEWIRTRTGIRERRILWDKDKATSYMAAEAARDLLRKRGIEPEEIDAIIVATVTPDMFFPATACLVQAAIGAKNAWGFDLSAACSGFLFALSTGARFIESGKHEKVLVIGADKMSTITDYTDRTTCVLFGDAAGAVLLEPDTEGYGLIDSIERVDGSQWDLLCMKGGGSLNPPTHETVDKKMHFLHQEGRHVFRYAVAGMADVSAEIMERNGLTGDDVRFLVPHQANLRIIDATARRMGIGMDKVMLNIERYGNTTAATIPLCLHDWEQDLRRGDNLVLAAFGGGFTWGAAYVKWAYDGDTVARTATAEVAESA, encoded by the coding sequence ATGATACGCGCAGCCATCACCGCCGTCGGGCATTTCCTTCCGGAAGATCGCCTGACGAACGCGGACCTCGAAAAAATGGTCGACACCTCGGACGAGTGGATCCGGACCCGCACCGGCATCCGGGAGCGGCGCATCCTCTGGGACAAGGACAAGGCCACCTCCTACATGGCCGCCGAAGCCGCCCGGGACCTGCTCCGCAAGCGGGGCATCGAGCCCGAGGAGATCGACGCGATCATCGTGGCCACCGTCACCCCGGACATGTTCTTTCCCGCCACCGCCTGCCTGGTCCAGGCCGCCATCGGCGCGAAGAACGCCTGGGGCTTCGACCTCTCGGCCGCCTGCAGCGGTTTCCTCTTCGCCCTCTCCACCGGCGCCCGCTTCATCGAAAGCGGCAAGCACGAAAAGGTGCTCGTCATCGGGGCCGACAAGATGAGCACCATCACCGACTATACCGACCGGACCACCTGCGTCCTCTTCGGCGACGCCGCCGGGGCCGTCCTGCTCGAACCCGACACCGAAGGCTACGGCCTGATCGACTCCATCGAGCGCGTCGACGGCTCGCAGTGGGACCTGCTGTGCATGAAGGGCGGCGGCAGCCTCAACCCGCCCACGCACGAGACGGTCGACAAGAAGATGCACTTCCTCCACCAGGAGGGACGCCACGTCTTCCGCTACGCCGTCGCGGGCATGGCCGACGTCTCGGCCGAGATCATGGAGCGCAACGGCCTCACCGGCGACGACGTCCGCTTTCTCGTCCCGCACCAGGCCAACCTCCGCATCATCGACGCCACCGCCCGCCGCATGGGCATCGGCATGGACAAGGTGATGCTCAACATCGAGCGCTACGGCAACACGACCGCCGCCACCATCCCGCTCTGCCTCCACGACTGGGAGCAGGACCTCCGCCGGGGGGACAACCTGGTGCTGGCGGCCTTCGGGGGCGGCTTCACCTGGGGCGCCGCCTACGTGAAGTGGGCCTACGACGGTGACACCGTGGCCCGCACCGCCACGGCCGAGGTCGCCGAAAGCGCCTGA
- the nusB gene encoding transcription antitermination factor NusB produces the protein MTTRREVRERVMQALYAFELGGGDAAHIIRTLLKPQLAEDEAGLRFAETLFLRVLDRREEADAIIATHTENWDLSRIALIDRLLLRMAITEMLAFEDIPPKVSINEAIEVAKRYSTEKSGKFINGILDAVLLDLQKNGRLKKSGRGLIGMETLRDRVAS, from the coding sequence ATGACCACCAGAAGGGAAGTGCGAGAGCGCGTCATGCAGGCCCTCTATGCGTTCGAGCTGGGCGGCGGCGATGCCGCGCACATCATCCGCACGCTGCTCAAGCCCCAGCTGGCCGAGGACGAGGCCGGGTTGCGGTTTGCCGAAACCCTTTTCCTGCGCGTCCTCGACCGGCGCGAGGAGGCCGACGCCATCATCGCCACGCACACGGAGAACTGGGATCTCTCGCGTATCGCCCTCATCGACCGGCTGCTGCTGCGCATGGCCATCACCGAGATGCTCGCGTTCGAGGACATCCCGCCGAAGGTCTCCATCAACGAGGCCATCGAGGTGGCCAAGCGCTACAGCACCGAGAAAAGCGGCAAGTTCATCAACGGTATTCTGGATGCCGTCCTGCTGGACCTTCAGAAGAACGGACGGCTCAAGAAATCCGGCCGGGGCCTGATCGGGATGGAGACGCTGCGCGACCGCGTGGCGTCGTAG
- the fabD gene encoding ACP S-malonyltransferase: MTTTAYLFPGQGSQFVGMGRDLYDRFPEARAVFEAADDLLGFPLSGRMFGAGGDPEAEAEALKQTDVTQPALYVHSLAAMAVLEARGHRPDMTAGHSLGEYSALAAAGAIAFEDGLRLVRLRGRLMAEAGTHRPGTMAALLGMDDEAVEAVCAAASEGDEVVCAANYNAPGQVVISGDVAAVERAIEEAKARGARRAVLLPVSGAFHSPLMSHARDGLAEGLTRLAIRTPRCPVYLNVTAAPTTDPEAIRQRLLEQLTAPVRWAQTLRRMQADGATRFVEVGAGNVLTGLVRRTLGRDVEAATAGTADELDTLTTVSSA, encoded by the coding sequence ATGACCACGACCGCATACCTTTTCCCCGGCCAGGGCTCGCAGTTCGTCGGGATGGGGCGGGACCTGTACGACCGCTTCCCCGAGGCGCGGGCCGTCTTCGAAGCCGCCGACGACCTGCTGGGCTTCCCGCTCTCCGGGCGGATGTTCGGCGCGGGCGGCGACCCGGAGGCCGAGGCCGAGGCCCTCAAACAGACCGACGTGACGCAGCCGGCCCTCTACGTGCACAGCCTGGCCGCGATGGCCGTGCTGGAAGCACGGGGCCACCGCCCCGACATGACGGCCGGGCACAGCCTCGGCGAGTACAGCGCCCTGGCCGCCGCCGGGGCCATCGCCTTCGAGGACGGGCTGCGCCTCGTGCGCCTGCGCGGTCGTCTCATGGCCGAGGCCGGCACGCACCGGCCGGGCACGATGGCGGCGCTGCTCGGGATGGACGACGAGGCCGTCGAGGCGGTCTGCGCGGCGGCCAGCGAGGGCGACGAGGTCGTCTGCGCGGCCAACTACAACGCGCCCGGGCAGGTGGTCATCTCCGGCGATGTCGCGGCCGTCGAGCGGGCCATCGAAGAGGCGAAGGCGCGGGGTGCCCGGCGGGCCGTGCTGCTGCCCGTCAGCGGGGCCTTCCACTCGCCCCTGATGTCCCATGCCCGCGACGGGCTGGCCGAGGGGCTGACCCGGCTCGCCATCCGGACGCCCCGCTGCCCGGTCTACCTGAACGTGACCGCGGCCCCGACGACCGACCCCGAGGCGATCCGGCAACGCCTGCTCGAACAGCTCACCGCGCCCGTACGCTGGGCCCAGACGCTCCGCCGCATGCAGGCCGACGGCGCCACGCGCTTCGTGGAGGTCGGCGCCGGCAACGTGCTGACGGGCCTCGTGCGCCGCACCCTGGGCCGCGACGTCGAAGCAGCCACCGCCGGCACGGCGGACGAGCTGGACACCCTCACCACGGTTTCTAGTGCATGA
- the dnaA gene encoding chromosomal replication initiator protein DnaA: MEHSPESVWKQCLDIIRDNISRQSFKTWFEPLKAVRLEQDGELIKLTVQLPSQFYYEWLEEHYFALLRKTITKVLGPQGRLFYDIVIEKDDAEGGYEGASVQLPSRSPANEPPPVASGVDRPPPESGAEPATPTSEPPAPSRFGPGGLPPAPITNPFVIPGIRKADVDSRLNAHYTFERFIEGDCNRLARSAALAIAQQPGATSFNPFLVYGGVGLGKTHLIQAIGNYIKANRRTETVLYVSSERFTTEFVQAIQHNRASDFSLFYRQIDLLIIDDVQFFGGKEKTQEEFFHIFNALHQSGKQIVLSADRPPRDIQGIEERLLSRFQWGLSADLQPPELETRIAILRRKAEDEGVTLPDEIIEFVAHHIKSNIRELEGALIRLIAQTALHRRELDLSLAKEILRDLIKESRISLSIEQIQRIVCEYFNIPEDLVRAKTRKREVVQARQVAMYFSKQLTQHSLKTIGLHFGGRDHSTVIHACQSVTNQIETDPKFREIIEEIAHKLELHSR; this comes from the coding sequence ATGGAGCACAGCCCCGAGTCGGTCTGGAAACAATGTCTCGACATCATCCGGGACAACATCAGCAGGCAAAGTTTCAAAACATGGTTCGAACCGCTGAAGGCCGTTCGCCTGGAGCAGGACGGCGAGCTGATCAAACTCACCGTGCAGCTGCCCAGCCAGTTCTACTACGAATGGCTGGAGGAGCACTACTTTGCGCTGCTAAGGAAGACGATCACGAAGGTACTGGGGCCGCAGGGCCGGCTGTTCTATGACATCGTGATCGAGAAGGATGACGCCGAGGGCGGCTACGAGGGCGCGTCCGTGCAACTGCCCTCGCGCAGTCCGGCCAACGAGCCGCCCCCGGTGGCGAGCGGGGTGGACCGGCCGCCGCCGGAGAGCGGGGCGGAGCCGGCGACGCCGACCTCCGAACCGCCGGCCCCGTCCCGGTTCGGCCCGGGCGGGCTCCCGCCGGCCCCGATCACGAACCCCTTCGTCATCCCGGGCATCCGCAAGGCGGACGTCGACAGCCGGCTCAACGCCCACTACACGTTCGAGCGTTTCATCGAGGGGGACTGTAACCGCCTGGCCCGCAGCGCGGCGCTGGCCATCGCCCAGCAGCCCGGCGCCACCAGCTTCAACCCGTTCCTCGTCTATGGCGGGGTCGGCCTGGGCAAGACGCACCTCATCCAGGCCATCGGCAACTACATCAAAGCCAACCGCCGCACCGAAACCGTCCTTTACGTCTCCAGCGAGCGCTTCACGACGGAGTTCGTCCAGGCCATCCAGCACAACCGCGCCAGCGACTTCTCCCTCTTCTACCGGCAAATCGACCTGCTCATCATCGACGACGTCCAGTTCTTCGGCGGCAAGGAGAAAACGCAGGAGGAGTTCTTCCACATCTTCAACGCCCTGCATCAGAGCGGCAAGCAGATCGTCCTCTCGGCCGACCGCCCCCCGCGTGACATCCAGGGCATCGAGGAGCGCCTGCTCTCCCGCTTCCAGTGGGGCCTCTCGGCGGACCTGCAGCCCCCCGAGCTGGAAACCCGCATCGCCATCCTGCGCCGCAAGGCGGAAGACGAGGGCGTCACCCTCCCCGACGAGATCATCGAGTTCGTCGCTCACCACATCAAGAGCAACATCCGCGAACTCGAAGGAGCGCTGATCCGCCTGATCGCCCAGACGGCACTCCACCGCCGGGAACTCGACCTGTCGCTGGCCAAAGAGATCCTGCGGGACCTGATCAAAGAAAGCCGGATCAGCCTTTCCATCGAGCAGATCCAGCGCATCGTGTGCGAGTACTTCAACATCCCCGAAGACCTCGTCCGGGCCAAGACGCGCAAGCGGGAGGTGGTGCAGGCCCGGCAGGTGGCCATGTACTTCAGCAAGCAACTGACGCAGCATTCCCTCAAAACGATCGGACTCCACTTCGGCGGACGCGACCACTCGACCGTGATCCATGCCTGCCAGAGCGTGACGAACCAGATCGAAACCGATCCCAAGTTCCGGGAAATCATCGAAGAGATCGCCCACAAGCTCGAACTCCACAGCCGGTAG
- the fabG gene encoding 3-oxoacyl-[acyl-carrier-protein] reductase: protein MLLNLNGKNALVTGGTRGIGRAIVEALAGAGARVAFTYRSSTAEADALKAELEARGTEVLVFQGDAADAAHAEAAVRGVLEAWGSLDVLVNNAGITRDNLMLRMKEEDWDAVIETNLKSVFNFCKAAYRPMMKQRGGKIINISSVVGVMGNPGQTNYAASKAGIIGFSKSLAKELGSRGVTVNVVAPGYVATDMTAQLPEAAREAMLGAVPLGRPARPDEVAAAVLFLAAPAADYITGHVLHVDGGLAM from the coding sequence ATGTTACTCAACCTGAACGGAAAGAACGCGCTCGTCACCGGGGGAACGCGCGGCATCGGCCGGGCCATCGTCGAGGCGCTGGCCGGGGCCGGGGCCCGCGTGGCCTTCACCTACCGCTCCTCCACCGCCGAGGCCGACGCCCTCAAAGCCGAACTCGAAGCGCGGGGCACCGAGGTGCTCGTCTTCCAGGGCGACGCCGCCGACGCGGCCCATGCCGAGGCCGCCGTCCGCGGCGTGCTCGAGGCCTGGGGCTCGCTCGACGTGCTCGTCAACAACGCCGGCATCACCCGGGACAACCTCATGCTCCGCATGAAAGAGGAGGACTGGGACGCCGTCATCGAGACGAACCTCAAGAGCGTCTTCAACTTCTGCAAGGCCGCTTACCGGCCCATGATGAAGCAGCGCGGCGGCAAGATCATCAACATCTCGTCCGTCGTCGGCGTCATGGGCAACCCGGGCCAGACGAACTACGCCGCCTCGAAGGCCGGCATCATCGGCTTCTCGAAGAGCCTGGCGAAGGAGCTCGGCAGCCGCGGCGTGACGGTCAACGTGGTGGCGCCGGGCTACGTGGCCACGGACATGACGGCACAGCTTCCGGAGGCCGCCCGGGAGGCCATGCTCGGCGCCGTCCCGCTCGGCCGCCCCGCCCGCCCCGACGAGGTGGCCGCCGCCGTGCTCTTCCTCGCCGCCCCCGCCGCCGACTACATCACCGGCCACGTCCTCCATGTGGACGGGGGCCTGGCCATGTAA
- the dnaN gene encoding DNA polymerase III subunit beta, whose protein sequence is MKFTASSADLLKALTTVSGAVPSKSTLPILECILFERDGDTLQLSATDLEISIVQRLAVPFESNGTTASNRIAVPARRLLDTLRALPDLPIRFSTDDDFNVTLRTDQGLYKMVGHDGADYPALPELSGNVRIETDGKLLRRAIQKTHFAVSKDALRPAMMGIYFQIGPEEGRAVATDGHRLVKLTLAEMTSPVPVSFIVPEKAMTLAARIATDEACTIIVDEGYAGFDFGEARVLARLIDETYPNYEAVIPVENDRLLVAGRDAMLAAVKRVGLYSSSMTNQIRLSLKADQVEISAEDIERASEARETVLCEYDGEEMVIGFNAQYLTEVLNNVDAEEVRFEFSSPNRAGVVTPREQHEGEDMMMLIMPVMLNTYA, encoded by the coding sequence ATGAAGTTCACCGCATCGAGTGCCGACCTGCTCAAGGCGCTGACGACCGTCAGCGGCGCCGTTCCTTCGAAGAGCACCCTGCCCATCCTCGAATGCATCCTGTTCGAGCGGGACGGCGATACCCTGCAGCTCAGTGCCACGGACCTGGAGATCTCCATTGTGCAGCGGCTGGCCGTGCCTTTCGAGAGCAACGGCACGACGGCAAGCAACCGCATCGCCGTGCCGGCCCGGCGCCTGCTCGACACCCTCCGCGCCCTGCCCGACCTGCCGATCCGGTTCTCGACCGACGACGACTTCAACGTCACGCTGCGCACCGACCAGGGCCTCTACAAGATGGTCGGGCACGACGGGGCCGACTACCCGGCCCTTCCCGAGCTCTCGGGCAACGTCCGCATCGAGACCGACGGGAAGCTGTTGCGGCGTGCCATCCAGAAGACCCACTTTGCCGTCAGCAAGGACGCCCTGCGGCCGGCCATGATGGGCATCTACTTCCAGATCGGCCCCGAGGAAGGGCGGGCCGTCGCCACGGATGGGCACCGCCTGGTGAAACTGACCCTGGCCGAGATGACCAGCCCCGTGCCGGTGTCGTTCATCGTGCCGGAGAAGGCGATGACGCTGGCGGCCCGCATCGCCACGGACGAGGCCTGCACGATCATCGTGGACGAGGGGTATGCCGGATTCGACTTCGGGGAGGCCCGCGTCCTGGCCCGCCTCATCGACGAGACGTACCCGAACTACGAGGCCGTCATCCCCGTGGAAAACGACCGGCTGCTGGTCGCCGGCCGCGATGCGATGCTGGCGGCGGTCAAACGGGTGGGCCTCTACTCCTCCAGCATGACCAACCAGATTCGCCTCTCCCTCAAGGCCGATCAGGTGGAGATCTCGGCCGAGGACATCGAACGGGCCAGCGAGGCCCGGGAAACCGTCCTGTGCGAGTACGACGGGGAGGAGATGGTCATCGGCTTCAATGCCCAGTACCTGACGGAGGTGCTGAACAACGTCGATGCCGAAGAGGTGCGGTTCGAGTTCAGCTCGCCGAACCGGGCCGGCGTCGTCACGCCCCGGGAACAACACGAGGGGGAGGATATGATGATGCTCATCATGCCGGTGATGCTGAACACCTACGCCTGA
- the plsX gene encoding phosphate acyltransferase PlsX, with translation MGIRVAVDAMGGDRAPDVVVEGAVAAARDAAGDVEVLLFGPSGRLRRQLEAYGDAADLPLCLIEAPEVIEMHEAPTAALKGKPRSSIHLGLGALKAGQADVFVSAGNTGAVMAAALFILGRVPGVARPALPAFFPNSHQKPTVVLDVGSNVDCKPEHLVQFGLMGAIYAERILKREHPTVALLNIGEEPGKGNEQAKETHRLFAETPGLRFKGNVEGRDLLQYPADVVVCDGFVGNIILKLGESVATILPQMIGQEMQRLGLASEEQALVARVLRGALRHFDYQEFGGVPLLGVNGHVLIGHGGSSARAVERMILTGAEVARQDVAGAIAAALGG, from the coding sequence ATGGGCATTCGCGTTGCTGTTGATGCAATGGGAGGAGACCGGGCCCCGGACGTGGTCGTCGAAGGGGCGGTGGCGGCGGCCCGCGACGCCGCGGGCGACGTCGAGGTGCTGCTCTTCGGGCCGTCCGGCCGCCTGCGCCGGCAACTCGAAGCGTACGGGGATGCGGCCGACCTGCCGCTGTGCCTGATCGAGGCGCCGGAGGTCATCGAGATGCACGAGGCGCCGACGGCGGCGCTCAAGGGCAAACCCCGCTCGTCGATCCATCTCGGCCTGGGGGCGCTCAAGGCCGGGCAGGCCGACGTCTTCGTCAGCGCCGGCAACACCGGGGCCGTGATGGCGGCGGCGCTCTTCATCCTGGGCCGGGTACCCGGGGTGGCACGCCCGGCGCTGCCCGCTTTTTTCCCCAATTCCCACCAGAAGCCCACGGTCGTGCTCGACGTGGGTAGCAACGTCGACTGCAAGCCCGAGCACCTGGTGCAGTTCGGACTGATGGGGGCGATCTATGCCGAGCGCATCCTCAAACGGGAGCACCCCACGGTGGCGCTCCTGAACATCGGGGAGGAGCCGGGCAAGGGCAACGAGCAGGCGAAGGAAACCCACCGGCTCTTCGCCGAGACGCCGGGCCTGCGTTTCAAGGGAAACGTCGAGGGGCGCGATCTGCTGCAGTATCCCGCCGACGTCGTCGTGTGTGACGGCTTTGTGGGCAACATCATCCTCAAGCTGGGCGAGAGTGTGGCCACGATTCTGCCGCAGATGATCGGGCAGGAGATGCAGCGCCTGGGGCTCGCCTCCGAGGAGCAGGCCCTGGTGGCCCGCGTGCTGCGGGGGGCCCTGCGCCATTTCGACTATCAGGAGTTCGGGGGCGTCCCCCTGCTCGGGGTCAACGGGCACGTGCTCATCGGTCACGGCGGCTCCTCGGCCCGGGCCGTCGAGCGCATGATCCTCACCGGCGCCGAGGTGGCCCGGCAGGACGTCGCCGGCGCCATCGCTGCCGCCCTTGGCGGCTGA
- the rpmF gene encoding 50S ribosomal protein L32: MANPKRKHSKARTRARRANYYNRLREPQLMECPNCGDTKVMHRACPSCGYYRGRQVVERPEIV; this comes from the coding sequence ATGGCCAATCCCAAACGCAAGCATTCGAAGGCGCGTACGCGGGCCCGCCGGGCCAACTATTACAACCGGCTCCGCGAGCCGCAGCTGATGGAATGCCCCAACTGCGGTGACACGAAGGTGATGCACCGTGCCTGTCCTTCCTGCGGTTATTACCGTGGGCGTCAGGTGGTCGAACGCCCGGAGATCGTTTGA